The stretch of DNA GGCCACCCACTTCTCCACCGCGGCCAGCTTCTTCACCGACGTGCACCTGGTCGGAGTGGTGGGTGACGACTTCAAGGACGAGCATGTCGAGTTCCTGAAGGGCAGGGGCATCAACCTGGCCGGGCTCGAGAAGGTCGAGAATGGAAAGACATTCCGCTGGTCAGGCCACTATCTCAACGATATCAACCAGGCCGTGACCAGGAAGACCGACCTCGGCGTATTCGCTAATTTCGACCCCAGGCTCTCGGATATTCATCGCGAGAGGCCGTATCTCTTTCTCGCCAACATACATCCTGATCTGCAGCTCAAGGTGCTGCGTCAGATGAAGAAGCCCAAACTCATCGCCATGGACACGATGAACCTCTGGATCGACACCACGCGCGAGGCGCTGCAGAAGGTGATCGAGCGCGTGGACATGATCTTCGTCAACGACGCCGAGGCGCGCGCCCTCTCCGGCAAGGGAAACGTGACCCTGGCCGCCCGAAGGATCATGGAGTGGGGTCCCAAGACGGTGGTCGTCAAGCGCGGGGAGTACGGTGCGCTCGTGTACAAGGGCGACATGATATTCTCGG from bacterium encodes:
- a CDS encoding PfkB family carbohydrate kinase, with the translated sequence MSILVVGSVAYDTLETPAGRREDVLGGAATHFSTAASFFTDVHLVGVVGDDFKDEHVEFLKGRGINLAGLEKVENGKTFRWSGHYLNDINQAVTRKTDLGVFANFDPRLSDIHRERPYLFLANIHPDLQLKVLRQMKKPKLIAMDTMNLWIDTTREALQKVIERVDMIFVNDAEARALSGKGNVTLAARRIMEWGPKTVVVKRGEYGALVYKGDMIFSAPALPLSEVRDPTGAGDTFAGGFMGYVAKAGSLSGDDLKRAAVCGSVMASFQVEDFGLDRLRNLTHDEIDKRFETFCELASFGRDPIFAD